The following are encoded in a window of Sinorhizobium sojae CCBAU 05684 genomic DNA:
- a CDS encoding LysR substrate-binding domain-containing protein produces the protein MSAPLDIDQLHTFVAIADTGSFTKAAERVFKTQSAVSMQMRRLEERIGKPLFMKDGRGNRLTVEGDRLLNFARRMIRLNNEAIASFDDNRLEGTLRIGTPDDYADRYMPEIIVRFAKTHPNVELYIVCEPSADLAEKMAKGDLDIALVTHNPRARASDVVRTEPLCWVSSINHPLPENAPIPLAVGRRDCLWRQAACAALDATGREYQILFTSWSSTVVAAAVLAGMAVSVLPESALRPGMKVLTLADGFPALAPVQIGIMKRPGLSPSLSNAITNHITACLDNITPIAVNDDLDGDIKGYPRYPRLRQSHMLPGW, from the coding sequence ATGTCCGCACCGCTCGATATCGATCAGTTGCACACCTTCGTCGCCATTGCAGATACAGGCAGCTTCACCAAAGCGGCCGAACGCGTCTTCAAGACACAGTCCGCCGTTTCCATGCAGATGCGCCGCCTCGAGGAGCGCATCGGCAAACCATTGTTCATGAAGGACGGCCGCGGAAACCGGCTGACCGTCGAGGGCGACCGGCTGCTGAATTTTGCCCGGCGGATGATCCGCCTCAACAACGAGGCAATCGCCTCCTTCGACGACAATCGCCTTGAAGGCACGCTCAGGATCGGCACGCCCGACGACTATGCCGACCGCTACATGCCGGAGATCATCGTACGCTTTGCCAAGACGCACCCGAACGTCGAGCTCTATATTGTCTGCGAACCCTCGGCCGATCTGGCGGAGAAGATGGCAAAGGGCGACCTCGATATCGCGCTCGTCACTCACAATCCGCGCGCCAGGGCGTCCGACGTGGTCAGGACGGAGCCGCTCTGCTGGGTCAGTTCGATCAACCATCCGCTGCCTGAAAACGCGCCGATACCGCTCGCCGTCGGACGCCGCGACTGTCTGTGGCGGCAGGCCGCCTGCGCGGCGCTCGATGCGACCGGCCGGGAATATCAGATCCTGTTCACGAGCTGGTCGTCGACGGTCGTCGCCGCAGCGGTGCTCGCCGGCATGGCGGTTTCCGTCCTGCCGGAATCGGCGCTGCGGCCCGGCATGAAGGTGCTTACGCTGGCGGACGGCTTTCCGGCGCTGGCACCGGTGCAGATCGGCATCATGAAGCGCCCCGGCTTGTCGCCGTCGCTCTCGAACGCCATCACCAACCACATCACGGCCTGTCTCGACAACATCACGCCGATCGCCGTCAATGACGACCTCGACGGCGACATCAAGGGCTATCCCCGCTACCCGCGCCTCCGACAGAGCCACATGCTGCCGGGCTGGTGA
- the oxyR gene encoding hydrogen peroxide-inducible genes activator OxyR: MLTLRQMRYFDALATARHFGRAAELAHVSQPALSAQIMELEAHLGVKLVERSRAGTFLTAIGEEVLAQVRAILADVDRLEDSARQRTGTLEGRLRLGVIPTLAPYLVPHLIPYLRQRYPAIEMELKESLTERLIADLGEGRLDAVVAALPIDAEGVVTQSLFSDRFFMAIADNDRTVLMSPLTEDQVDISQLLLLEEGHCLRDQALAVCNTAGKRQLTSFGATSMATLLQMVANGMGMTLIPEIAVPSEAARNAIRIVPFAAPEPARDVGLVWRRSNPRRRDMDALAEAIVACAQRVSTRAAAEVG, from the coding sequence ATGTTGACGCTTCGACAGATGCGCTATTTCGACGCCCTCGCGACCGCGCGCCATTTCGGCCGGGCGGCCGAGCTTGCCCATGTCAGTCAACCGGCACTCTCGGCACAGATCATGGAGTTGGAGGCGCATCTGGGCGTAAAGCTGGTGGAAAGAAGCCGCGCCGGCACCTTTCTCACCGCCATCGGCGAGGAGGTGCTGGCCCAGGTACGCGCCATTCTCGCGGATGTAGACAGGCTTGAGGACAGCGCGCGTCAGCGGACGGGAACGCTCGAGGGGCGCCTTCGCCTTGGCGTCATCCCGACGCTGGCGCCCTATCTGGTGCCGCATCTCATTCCCTATCTGCGTCAGCGCTATCCGGCGATCGAGATGGAACTCAAGGAATCGCTGACCGAGCGGCTGATTGCGGATCTCGGCGAGGGCCGGCTCGATGCGGTCGTCGCGGCTCTACCAATCGATGCGGAGGGCGTCGTCACACAATCGCTGTTTTCGGACCGGTTCTTCATGGCGATTGCCGACAACGACCGAACCGTGCTGATGTCGCCGCTTACCGAAGACCAGGTTGATATCTCGCAATTGTTGCTGCTCGAAGAGGGGCACTGCCTGCGCGACCAGGCGCTTGCCGTGTGCAACACCGCCGGCAAGCGGCAACTGACGAGCTTCGGCGCCACCTCGATGGCCACGCTCCTGCAGATGGTCGCGAACGGCATGGGCATGACGCTCATTCCGGAGATTGCCGTCCCGAGCGAAGCCGCGCGCAATGCGATCCGGATCGTTCCCTTCGCCGCGCCCGAGCCGGCGCGCGATGTCGGCCTCGTCTGGCGACGCAGCAATCCGCGCCGGCGCGATATGGACGCGCTTGCCGAAGCGATCGTCGCGTGCGCGCAAAGGGTTTCGACGAGGGCCGCCGCCGAGGTGGGATAG
- a CDS encoding DUF1127 domain-containing protein, translated as MRTTEHALDLVAGKPTLVSRAAGIVGVLTAVWRQHRSRRQIARLHDLDDRQLLDMGLKRQDLNEALTSAFFEDPSSYLTRASRNRANLFYRGMRHD; from the coding sequence ATGCGCACGACCGAACATGCCCTCGACCTCGTTGCCGGCAAGCCGACGCTTGTGTCCCGCGCCGCAGGCATCGTCGGTGTGCTGACGGCTGTCTGGCGCCAGCACCGAAGCCGCCGTCAGATCGCGCGTCTGCACGACCTCGATGATCGGCAACTGCTCGACATGGGGCTGAAACGGCAAGACCTGAACGAAGCTTTGACCTCCGCCTTTTTCGAAGATCCGTCTAGCTATCTCACGCGTGCGTCGCGAAACCGAGCGAACCTCTTTTACCGTGGCATGCGTCACGACTGA
- a CDS encoding DUF937 domain-containing protein, giving the protein MAPLFDMFVQAQNGHAIELMAKQFGLAQEQMAKATAALMPAFSTGLKRNTTNPYDLGSLMTAISTGNYAKYFEDMRQAFTPEGVADGNDVLGQLFGSKEMSRAIAAQAAQMTGIGQEIYKQMLPVMATTLMGGLFKETMGQANEAFANNPMMTLMRQWMEATGFAKKPEPTPNPFDNPFTQAMQGFFGMAKAKEEPNASDLFADNPFVKAFQDMMRTGGATPEKAPEPETPEPEKNAAFTQFSKMMNSMFDTGLEMQKEYQKNIDALFESYESASDDRKDS; this is encoded by the coding sequence ATGGCACCGCTTTTTGACATGTTCGTGCAGGCGCAGAACGGCCACGCCATCGAGCTGATGGCCAAACAGTTCGGTCTTGCGCAGGAGCAAATGGCGAAGGCGACGGCGGCGCTCATGCCCGCCTTCTCCACCGGCCTCAAACGCAACACCACCAATCCATACGATCTAGGGTCGCTGATGACGGCGATCTCCACCGGCAATTACGCCAAGTATTTCGAGGACATGAGACAGGCCTTCACGCCCGAGGGCGTGGCGGACGGCAACGATGTCCTCGGCCAGCTCTTCGGCTCGAAGGAGATGTCGCGCGCGATCGCCGCGCAAGCTGCGCAAATGACCGGGATCGGTCAGGAGATCTACAAGCAGATGCTGCCGGTAATGGCGACCACGCTCATGGGCGGCCTCTTCAAGGAAACCATGGGCCAGGCCAACGAGGCGTTTGCGAACAATCCGATGATGACGCTGATGCGGCAGTGGATGGAAGCGACGGGGTTCGCCAAGAAACCGGAACCGACGCCGAACCCGTTCGACAATCCCTTCACCCAGGCCATGCAGGGATTTTTCGGGATGGCCAAGGCGAAGGAGGAGCCGAATGCCTCGGACCTTTTCGCCGACAATCCGTTCGTCAAGGCCTTTCAGGACATGATGCGCACTGGCGGCGCAACGCCGGAGAAGGCGCCCGAGCCGGAGACGCCCGAGCCGGAGAAGAATGCCGCCTTCACGCAGTTCTCGAAAATGATGAACAGCATGTTCGATACCGGACTTGAGATGCAGAAGGAATACCAGAAGAACATCGACGCACTGTTCGAGAGCTATGAGAGCGCGTCCGACGACCGTAAGGATTCCTAG